One Nocardia farcinica genomic region harbors:
- a CDS encoding VOC family protein: MTAKVNPIPDGYHSITCFLAVDDGVKAIDFYRAVFGAEVLSRNDLPDGQPAHAELRIGDSTVQVGLPVPEHGVRAPNGEWVHTSIVHYCPDVDAVVRRAAEHGARSVDEPQTFLTGDRFAAVLDPFGHRWVVMTRVEDVSREEGERRVQEWLATQS; this comes from the coding sequence ATGACAGCGAAGGTGAATCCGATCCCCGACGGCTACCACTCCATCACGTGTTTCCTGGCGGTCGACGACGGGGTGAAAGCGATCGATTTCTACCGGGCCGTGTTCGGCGCCGAGGTGCTCAGCCGCAACGACCTGCCCGACGGTCAGCCCGCGCACGCCGAACTGCGCATCGGCGACTCCACCGTCCAGGTCGGCCTGCCCGTGCCCGAGCACGGCGTGCGCGCCCCCAACGGCGAGTGGGTGCACACCTCGATCGTGCACTACTGCCCCGACGTGGACGCGGTGGTCCGCCGCGCCGCCGAGCACGGCGCCCGGTCGGTGGACGAGCCGCAGACGTTCCTCACCGGTGACCGGTTCGCCGCCGTGCTCGATCCGTTCGGCCACCGCTGGGTGGTGATGACCCGGGTGGAGGACGTCTCTCGCGAGGAGGGCGAGCGGCGCGTGCAGGAGTGGCTGGCCACTCAATCCTGA
- the uvrB gene encoding excinuclease ABC subunit UvrB yields MAFATEIPAEGETPLAHSEFRPVGAIERAEGRFQVVSEHQPAGDQPAAIDELERRIKAGEKDVVLLGATGTGKSATTAWLIERLQRPTLVMAPNKTLAAQLANELREMLPHNAVEYFVSYYDYYQPEAYIAQTDTYIEKDSSINDDVERLRHSATSSLLSRRDVVVVASVSCIYGLGTPQSYLDRSVQLEVGTEVDRDALLRLLVDVQYTRNDLSFTRGSFRVRGDTVEIIPSYEELAVRIEFFGDEIEALYYLHPLTGDVVRKVDTLRIFPATHYVAGPDRMERAVRDIEQELEERLAELERQGKLLEAQRLRMRTQYDLEMIRQVGFCSGIENYSRHIDGRPAGSAPATLLDYFPEDFLLVIDESHVTVPQIGGMYEGDMSRKRNLVEYGFRLPSAVDNRPLTWEEFADRIGQVVYLSATPGPYELGRTGGEVVEQVIRPTGLVDPKVVVKPTKGQIDDLVHEIRLRTERDERVLVTTLTKKMAEDLTDYLLGLGVRVRYLHSEIDTLRRVELLRQLRLGEYDVLVGINLLREGLDLPEVSLVAILDADKEGFLRSSTSLIQTIGRAARNVSGEVHMYADKITDSMQFAIEETERRRAKQIAYNEKMGIDPKPLRKKIADILDQVYREADEVEVGGSGRNASRGRRAQGEPGRAVSAGVIEGRDVKSMPRAELADLVTELTAQMMNAARELQFELAGRLRDEIADLKKELRGMDAAGLS; encoded by the coding sequence ATGGCTTTCGCTACCGAGATCCCCGCCGAGGGCGAGACCCCCCTCGCGCATTCGGAGTTCCGCCCCGTCGGCGCCATCGAGCGCGCCGAGGGGCGTTTCCAGGTGGTCAGCGAACATCAGCCCGCCGGCGACCAGCCCGCCGCGATCGACGAGCTCGAGCGCCGCATCAAGGCCGGCGAGAAGGACGTGGTCCTGCTCGGCGCCACCGGCACCGGCAAGTCGGCAACCACCGCCTGGCTGATCGAGCGGCTACAGCGCCCGACGCTGGTGATGGCGCCGAACAAGACGCTGGCCGCGCAGCTGGCCAACGAACTGCGCGAGATGCTGCCGCACAACGCGGTGGAGTACTTCGTCTCCTACTACGACTACTACCAACCCGAGGCCTACATCGCCCAGACCGACACCTACATCGAGAAGGACAGCTCGATCAACGACGATGTGGAGCGCCTGCGCCACTCGGCGACCTCGAGCCTGCTGTCCCGCCGCGACGTGGTGGTGGTCGCCTCGGTGTCGTGCATCTACGGCCTGGGCACCCCGCAGTCCTACCTGGACCGCTCCGTGCAGCTCGAGGTGGGTACCGAGGTCGACCGGGACGCGCTGCTGCGGCTGCTGGTCGACGTGCAGTACACCCGCAACGACCTGTCCTTCACCCGCGGCTCGTTCCGGGTGCGCGGCGACACCGTCGAGATCATTCCGTCCTACGAGGAACTCGCGGTGCGCATCGAGTTCTTCGGCGACGAGATCGAGGCGCTGTACTACCTGCACCCGCTCACCGGTGACGTGGTGCGCAAGGTCGACACCCTGCGCATCTTCCCGGCCACCCACTACGTGGCCGGGCCGGACCGGATGGAGCGCGCCGTGCGCGACATCGAGCAGGAACTCGAGGAGCGCCTGGCCGAACTGGAGCGGCAGGGCAAACTGCTCGAGGCGCAGCGGCTGCGCATGCGCACCCAGTACGACCTGGAGATGATCCGCCAGGTCGGCTTCTGTTCGGGCATCGAGAACTACTCGCGCCACATCGACGGCCGCCCGGCCGGGTCGGCGCCCGCCACGCTGCTGGACTACTTCCCGGAGGACTTCCTGCTCGTCATCGACGAGTCGCACGTCACCGTGCCGCAGATCGGCGGCATGTACGAGGGCGACATGTCGCGCAAGCGCAACCTCGTCGAGTACGGCTTCCGGCTGCCCTCGGCCGTCGACAACCGTCCGCTCACCTGGGAGGAGTTCGCCGACCGGATCGGCCAGGTGGTGTACCTGTCGGCCACGCCGGGGCCCTACGAGCTGGGCCGCACCGGCGGCGAGGTCGTCGAGCAGGTCATCCGCCCGACCGGGCTGGTGGACCCGAAGGTGGTGGTGAAGCCGACCAAGGGCCAGATCGACGACCTGGTGCACGAGATCCGCCTGCGCACCGAGCGCGACGAGCGCGTGCTGGTCACCACCCTGACCAAGAAGATGGCCGAGGATCTCACCGACTACCTGCTCGGCCTCGGCGTCCGGGTGCGGTACCTGCACTCGGAGATCGACACCCTGCGCCGGGTGGAGCTGCTGCGGCAGCTGCGGCTGGGCGAATACGACGTGCTCGTCGGCATCAACCTGCTGCGTGAGGGTCTCGACCTGCCCGAGGTCTCGCTGGTGGCGATCCTGGACGCCGACAAGGAGGGCTTCCTGCGCAGCAGCACCAGCCTCATCCAGACCATCGGCCGCGCCGCCCGCAACGTCTCCGGCGAGGTGCACATGTACGCCGACAAGATCACCGACTCGATGCAGTTCGCCATCGAGGAGACCGAGCGGCGCCGCGCCAAGCAGATCGCCTACAACGAGAAGATGGGCATCGATCCGAAGCCGTTGCGCAAGAAGATCGCCGACATCCTCGACCAGGTGTACCGGGAGGCCGACGAGGTGGAGGTCGGTGGCTCCGGCCGCAACGCCAGCCGGGGCCGGCGTGCGCAGGGCGAGCCGGGACGCGCGGTGAGCGCGGGGGTGATCGAAGGCCGCGACGTGAAGTCGATGCCGCGGGCCGAATTGGCCGATCTGGTCACCGAACTCACCGCGCAGATGATGAACGCCGCCCGCGAACTGCAGTTCGAGCTCGCGGGCCGGTTGCGCGACGAGATCGCGGACCTGAAGAAGGAACTGCGCGGCATGGACGCCGCCGGACTGAGCTGA
- a CDS encoding DUF402 domain-containing protein produces the protein MTQASVHVHRPKVEHFDVANLTNTDPKGFVRAVERYHVEPWGLYMARSADHPEFHYLESWLLPALAVRVTIFHFRPEHRRDQDYYLDLGEFTEVAPQRWQSVDHYLDIVVRSGRAAELLDVDELLAAHAAGLLSAAAAQAAIEHATRAIAGIAAHGYSLEGWLASEGITLTWR, from the coding sequence ATGACGCAGGCATCCGTACACGTGCACCGGCCCAAGGTCGAGCACTTCGACGTGGCGAACCTGACCAACACCGACCCGAAGGGTTTCGTCCGCGCCGTCGAGCGCTACCACGTCGAGCCCTGGGGCCTGTACATGGCGCGCAGCGCCGACCATCCGGAGTTCCACTACCTGGAGTCCTGGCTGCTGCCCGCGCTCGCGGTGCGCGTGACGATCTTCCATTTCCGGCCCGAGCACCGGCGCGATCAGGACTACTACCTGGACCTCGGCGAGTTCACCGAGGTGGCGCCGCAGCGCTGGCAGTCGGTGGACCACTACCTCGACATCGTCGTGCGCTCCGGACGGGCGGCCGAACTGCTCGACGTGGACGAACTGCTCGCCGCGCACGCCGCGGGCCTGCTCTCCGCGGCCGCGGCGCAGGCCGCGATCGAACACGCCACGCGCGCGATCGCCGGTATCGCCGCGCACGGCTACTCGCTGGAGGGCTGGCTGGCGTCCGAGGGCATCACGCTGACCTGGCGCTGA
- the coaE gene encoding dephospho-CoA kinase: MLRIGLTGGMGAGKSTVARILADLGAVIVDSDVIAREVVAPGTEGLAALVAAFGSDILAADGSLDRPALAAKAFADDAARAKLNSITHPLVGKRTAELIGAAPAEAIVVQDIPLLVENGLAPLMNLVLVVDVPAETRIRRLVEFRGVAEADARARIAAQATDEQRRAVADVLLDNSGPEGAVEQVVRELWERRLVPFERNLRAATPAAPGTPELRVDTERQAQAQRLVARLAVAGGAAAARIEHVGPTAVPDLPARDLLELQIVVADAAAATGLRDALGAAGFPAMSGEGSGALRAAAWHGSADPGRPAVVAVRVEGTPEQRFASALGERLRADAALREEYLDVARKAEAEAAGSAGAAAGAAFDAVLHPWLAEVAERLLGTV; encoded by the coding sequence ATGTTGCGTATCGGCCTCACCGGAGGCATGGGAGCGGGCAAGTCGACGGTGGCGCGGATTCTCGCCGATCTGGGGGCGGTGATCGTCGATTCCGACGTGATCGCCCGGGAGGTGGTGGCGCCGGGTACCGAGGGGCTGGCCGCCCTGGTGGCCGCGTTCGGCTCCGACATCCTGGCGGCCGACGGCAGCCTGGACCGGCCCGCGCTGGCGGCCAAGGCATTCGCCGACGACGCGGCCAGGGCGAAACTCAATTCCATCACCCATCCGCTCGTCGGCAAGCGCACGGCGGAATTGATCGGCGCCGCGCCCGCCGAGGCGATCGTGGTGCAGGATATTCCGCTGCTGGTGGAAAACGGGCTGGCGCCGTTGATGAATCTGGTGCTCGTGGTGGATGTACCGGCGGAGACGCGAATTCGGCGGCTGGTCGAATTCCGCGGTGTCGCCGAGGCCGACGCGCGGGCGCGGATCGCCGCGCAGGCCACCGACGAGCAGCGCCGCGCGGTGGCCGACGTCCTGCTCGACAACAGCGGCCCCGAGGGCGCGGTCGAGCAGGTGGTGCGGGAGCTGTGGGAGCGCAGGCTGGTGCCGTTCGAGCGGAACCTGCGCGCGGCCACACCGGCCGCGCCGGGCACGCCGGAGTTGCGGGTCGACACGGAGCGGCAGGCGCAAGCGCAGCGGCTGGTCGCCCGGCTGGCGGTGGCGGGTGGCGCCGCGGCCGCGCGCATCGAGCACGTGGGACCCACGGCGGTACCCGATCTGCCCGCGCGGGATCTGCTCGAGCTGCAGATCGTCGTCGCCGATGCCGCCGCCGCCACCGGGCTGCGGGACGCGCTGGGCGCGGCGGGCTTCCCCGCGATGTCCGGGGAGGGGTCCGGTGCGTTGCGGGCGGCGGCCTGGCACGGCAGCGCCGATCCCGGCCGGCCCGCGGTGGTGGCCGTGCGTGTCGAGGGCACGCCGGAGCAGCGGTTCGCGAGTGCGCTGGGTGAGCGGTTGCGCGCGGATGCCGCGCTGCGTGAGGAGTATCTCGACGTCGCGCGCAAGGCCGAGGCCGAGGCGGCGGGCTCGGCGGGGGCGGCGGCAGGGGCGGCGTTCGACGCCGTGCTGCATCCGTGGCTGGCCGAGGTGGCCGAGCGGCTGCTCGGCACGGTCTGA
- the rpsA gene encoding 30S ribosomal protein S1 gives MPTTVTSPQVAVNDIGSAEDFLAAIDATIKYFNDGDIVEGTIVKVDRDEVLLDIGYKTEGVIPSRELSIKHDVDPNEVVSVGDEVEALVLTKEDKEGRLILSKKRAQYERAWGTIEELKEKDEAVKGTVIEVVKGGLILDIGLRGFLPASLVEMRRVRDLQPYVGKEIEAKIIELDKNRNNVVLSRRAWLEQTQSEVRSEFLHQLQKGQVRKGVVSSIVNFGAFVDLGGVDGLVHVSELSWKHIDHPSEVVEVGNEVTVEVLDVDLDRERVSLSLKATQEDPWRQFARTHAIGQIVPGKVTKLVPFGAFVRVEEGIEGLVHISELAERHVEVPDQVVAVGDDAMVKVIDIDLERRRISLSLKQANEDYSPEFDPSKYGMADSYDEQGNYIFPEGFDPETNEWLEGYEKQRDEWESRYAEAERRHKMHTAQMEKMAADAAAEAANGGGGNYSSESGAQSSAGQSEPAGGSLASDAQLAALREKLSGNA, from the coding sequence ATGCCCACCACCGTCACCTCGCCGCAGGTAGCCGTCAACGACATCGGCTCCGCCGAGGACTTCCTCGCCGCCATCGACGCCACGATCAAGTACTTCAACGACGGCGACATCGTCGAAGGAACCATCGTCAAGGTCGATCGCGACGAGGTCCTGCTCGACATCGGTTACAAGACCGAAGGCGTCATCCCCTCCCGCGAGCTCTCCATCAAGCACGATGTCGACCCGAACGAGGTCGTTTCCGTGGGCGATGAGGTCGAGGCCCTCGTTCTCACCAAGGAGGACAAGGAAGGCCGCCTGATCCTGTCGAAGAAGCGGGCGCAGTACGAGCGTGCGTGGGGCACCATCGAGGAGCTCAAGGAGAAGGACGAGGCCGTCAAGGGCACCGTCATCGAGGTCGTCAAGGGCGGCCTGATCCTCGACATCGGCCTGCGCGGCTTCCTGCCCGCCTCGCTGGTCGAGATGCGGCGCGTGCGCGATCTGCAGCCGTACGTCGGCAAGGAGATCGAGGCCAAGATCATCGAGCTCGACAAGAACCGCAACAACGTGGTCCTGTCGCGTCGTGCCTGGCTGGAGCAGACCCAGTCCGAGGTCCGCAGCGAGTTCCTGCACCAGCTGCAGAAGGGCCAGGTCCGCAAGGGTGTGGTCTCCTCGATCGTCAACTTCGGCGCCTTCGTCGACCTGGGCGGCGTGGACGGCCTGGTGCACGTCTCCGAGCTGTCCTGGAAGCACATCGACCACCCGTCCGAGGTCGTCGAGGTCGGCAACGAGGTCACCGTCGAGGTGCTCGACGTCGACCTGGACCGCGAGCGCGTGTCGCTGTCGCTCAAGGCCACCCAGGAAGACCCGTGGCGTCAGTTCGCCCGCACCCACGCGATCGGCCAGATCGTGCCGGGCAAGGTCACCAAGCTGGTGCCGTTCGGCGCGTTCGTCCGCGTCGAGGAGGGCATCGAGGGCCTGGTGCACATCTCCGAGCTGGCCGAGCGCCACGTCGAGGTGCCGGACCAGGTCGTGGCCGTGGGCGACGACGCGATGGTCAAGGTCATCGACATCGACCTGGAGCGTCGCCGGATCTCGCTGAGTCTCAAGCAGGCCAACGAGGACTACAGCCCCGAGTTCGACCCGTCGAAGTACGGCATGGCCGACAGCTACGACGAGCAGGGCAACTACATCTTCCCCGAGGGCTTCGACCCCGAGACCAACGAATGGCTCGAGGGCTACGAGAAGCAGCGGGACGAGTGGGAGTCGCGCTACGCCGAGGCCGAGCGTCGCCACAAGATGCACACCGCCCAGATGGAGAAGATGGCGGCCGACGCCGCGGCCGAGGCCGCGAACGGTGGCGGCGGCAACTACTCCTCCGAGAGCGGCGCGCAGTCGTCCGCCGGTCAGTCCGAGCCCGCCGGTGGCTCGCTGGCCAGCGACGCCCAGCTGGCCGCGCTGCGGGAGAAGCTCTCCGGCAACGCCTGA
- a CDS encoding class I SAM-dependent methyltransferase, giving the protein MSDERHAQANAVLGTTGTARTRLGSAESERASRRWWDADADDYHRTHADFLGVDSPGGEFVWCPEGLHEGDMRLLGPDLTGKRVLEIGCGSAPCARWLAGQGAHAVGLDLSMGMLRRGLAAMARGGPRVPLVQAGAEALPFADASFDAACSAFGAVPFVADSARVMREVARVLRPGGRWVFSVNHPMRWIFPDDPGAAGLTATIPYFDRTPYVEVDAEGTPTYVEHHRTMGDRVREIVAAGLVLEDLIEPDWPEWLDREWGQWSPLRGEIFPGTAIFVTRKPD; this is encoded by the coding sequence GTGTCCGACGAACGTCATGCCCAGGCCAACGCGGTGCTGGGCACCACCGGGACGGCGCGCACCCGCCTCGGCTCGGCCGAGAGCGAACGCGCCAGCAGGCGCTGGTGGGACGCCGACGCCGACGACTACCACCGCACCCACGCCGACTTCCTCGGCGTCGACTCCCCCGGCGGTGAGTTCGTCTGGTGCCCGGAGGGCCTGCACGAGGGGGACATGCGCCTGCTCGGCCCGGACCTGACCGGCAAACGCGTCCTCGAGATCGGCTGCGGATCGGCGCCGTGCGCGCGCTGGCTGGCCGGGCAGGGCGCGCACGCGGTCGGCCTGGATCTGTCGATGGGGATGCTGCGCCGCGGGCTGGCGGCCATGGCGCGCGGTGGGCCGCGGGTGCCGCTGGTGCAGGCCGGCGCCGAGGCGCTGCCCTTCGCCGACGCCAGTTTCGACGCCGCCTGCTCGGCGTTCGGCGCGGTGCCGTTCGTCGCCGACTCGGCGCGCGTGATGCGGGAGGTGGCGCGGGTGCTGCGGCCCGGTGGGCGCTGGGTGTTCTCGGTGAACCACCCGATGCGCTGGATCTTCCCCGACGACCCGGGCGCGGCCGGGCTCACCGCGACCATCCCCTACTTCGACCGCACGCCGTATGTGGAGGTCGACGCCGAGGGCACGCCCACCTACGTCGAGCACCACCGCACGATGGGCGATCGGGTCCGCGAGATCGTCGCCGCCGGGCTGGTCCTGGAGGACCTGATCGAGCCGGACTGGCCGGAGTGGCTCGACCGCGAATGGGGGCAGTGGAGCCCGCTGCGCGGGGAGATCTTCCCCGGCACCGCGATCTTCGTGACCCGCAAACCGGACTGA
- a CDS encoding toxin-antitoxin system HicB family antitoxin codes for MPERKKLLLRLDPAVHEAIARWAADDLRSINAQIEYALRLALEQAGRKPKAD; via the coding sequence ATGCCCGAACGCAAGAAGTTGCTGCTGCGACTCGACCCGGCCGTCCACGAGGCGATCGCCAGATGGGCGGCCGACGACCTGCGCAGCATCAACGCGCAGATCGAGTACGCGCTGCGCCTGGCGCTGGAACAGGCCGGGCGCAAGCCCAAAGCCGACTAG
- a CDS encoding SPFH domain-containing protein, which produces MKLRPAVHVNGFLVLVAWLVLTLVFGGAAALGYVTGAKDGNVPALVAAIAATVVVVVLALLATGLTVVNPNEAKVVQFFGRYIGSVSEPGFFSVVPLTDRKSISLRVRNFETQKLKVNDADGNPVEIAAVVVYRVVDSFKAAFAVDDYEEYVETQSEAAVRHLATTHPYDAHDAGRTSLRDGTEIAEELTVELRERTEMAGIEVLEARITHLAYAPEIAQAMLVRQQAAQVVAARTHIVEGAVGMVGMALDRLTAQGVVELDEERRAAMVSNLLVVLCGDRATQPVVNAGTLYN; this is translated from the coding sequence ATGAAGCTCAGGCCCGCGGTCCACGTCAACGGCTTTCTGGTGCTGGTGGCATGGCTGGTGCTGACCCTCGTCTTCGGTGGCGCGGCCGCGCTCGGCTATGTCACCGGGGCGAAGGACGGCAACGTGCCCGCCCTGGTCGCCGCGATCGCCGCGACCGTCGTCGTGGTCGTGCTCGCCCTGCTCGCCACCGGCCTGACCGTGGTGAACCCCAACGAGGCCAAGGTCGTGCAGTTCTTCGGCCGCTACATCGGCTCGGTCAGCGAGCCCGGCTTCTTCTCGGTGGTCCCGCTCACCGACCGCAAGAGCATCTCGCTGCGGGTGCGCAACTTCGAGACCCAGAAGCTCAAGGTCAACGACGCCGACGGCAACCCGGTCGAGATCGCCGCGGTGGTCGTCTACCGGGTGGTCGACAGCTTCAAGGCCGCCTTCGCCGTCGACGACTACGAGGAGTACGTGGAGACCCAGTCCGAGGCCGCCGTCCGGCATCTGGCCACCACGCACCCCTACGACGCGCACGACGCGGGCCGCACCAGCCTGCGCGACGGCACCGAGATCGCCGAGGAACTCACCGTCGAACTGCGCGAGCGCACCGAGATGGCCGGTATCGAGGTGCTCGAGGCGCGCATCACTCACCTTGCCTACGCACCGGAGATCGCCCAGGCGATGCTGGTCCGCCAGCAGGCCGCCCAGGTGGTGGCCGCGCGCACGCACATCGTGGAGGGCGCGGTCGGCATGGTGGGCATGGCGCTGGACCGGCTCACCGCGCAGGGGGTGGTCGAACTCGACGAAGAACGCCGGGCGGCGATGGTGTCGAACCTGCTGGTCGTGCTGTGCGGCGACCGGGCCACACAACCGGTGGTCAACGCCGGAACGCTCTACAACTGA
- a CDS encoding FAD-binding oxidoreductase, with the protein MYFSTGAAHGEDMHTDTFSGPVLRPGEPEYDAEVAGFQTAYTHRPALVVGARHTEDVRAAVEYAARHGFPVAVQATGHGLSVPAEDGVLISTRRMTAIRIDPARRTARIGAGVRAGALIDAAAEHGLAPLTGSSPSVGVVGYTLGGGLGLLARRYGYAADHVREIELVTADGRVRTLRPGDDLFGAVLGTGGNFGVVTALEVELVPVRTVHGGQLVFDTELVAPALAAWRDWTATVPDALTSSFTMLRYPDIEQVPAAVRGRYVASIRIAFDGPAEAGQRLAGPLRAVGDRLRDDLRDMPYTESHTIHADPDHPHPYAATNALLGEFTGATAAALLDMAGPDGAVAAVLDIRHLGGALAEPGPATPVADRSAPFLVRVITMPEPGAGRVAPEEHGLVRTALAPWTVGHSLAFLYGAGDSADEAQTRAGYRPEVYARLAGLKTAYDPHNMFRFNRNIRPA; encoded by the coding sequence TTGTACTTCTCGACCGGGGCGGCGCACGGTGAAGACATGCACACCGACACCTTCTCCGGCCCGGTCCTGCGTCCGGGCGAGCCCGAGTACGACGCCGAAGTGGCGGGCTTCCAGACCGCCTACACCCATCGCCCCGCGCTCGTCGTCGGCGCGCGGCACACCGAGGACGTCCGCGCGGCGGTGGAATACGCGGCGCGCCATGGCTTCCCGGTGGCCGTGCAGGCGACCGGGCACGGACTGTCGGTCCCCGCCGAGGACGGCGTACTGATCAGCACCCGGCGCATGACCGCCATCCGGATCGATCCCGCCCGCCGCACCGCCCGCATCGGGGCCGGGGTCAGGGCGGGCGCGCTGATCGACGCGGCGGCCGAGCACGGGCTCGCGCCGCTGACGGGCTCGTCGCCGTCGGTCGGCGTGGTCGGCTACACCCTCGGCGGCGGGCTCGGCCTGCTCGCGCGCCGCTACGGCTACGCCGCCGACCACGTGCGCGAGATCGAGCTGGTCACCGCCGACGGGCGGGTCCGCACCCTGCGTCCGGGCGACGACCTCTTCGGGGCCGTCCTCGGGACCGGTGGCAACTTCGGCGTGGTCACCGCGCTGGAGGTCGAGCTGGTGCCCGTGCGCACCGTGCACGGCGGCCAGCTCGTCTTCGACACCGAGCTGGTGGCGCCGGCACTGGCGGCCTGGCGGGACTGGACCGCGACCGTGCCCGACGCGCTGACCTCCTCGTTCACCATGCTGCGCTATCCGGACATCGAGCAGGTGCCCGCCGCCGTGCGCGGGCGCTACGTCGCCTCGATCCGCATCGCCTTCGACGGCCCCGCCGAGGCCGGGCAGCGGTTGGCCGGCCCGCTGCGCGCGGTCGGCGACCGGTTGCGCGACGACCTGCGGGACATGCCCTACACCGAGTCGCACACCATCCACGCCGACCCCGACCATCCGCACCCCTACGCCGCGACCAACGCCCTGTTGGGGGAGTTCACCGGAGCGACGGCGGCGGCGCTGCTGGACATGGCCGGTCCGGACGGCGCGGTGGCGGCGGTCCTCGACATCCGCCACCTCGGCGGCGCGCTGGCCGAGCCGGGACCGGCGACGCCGGTGGCCGATCGGAGCGCGCCTTTTCTGGTCCGGGTCATCACCATGCCCGAGCCCGGCGCGGGCCGGGTGGCTCCGGAGGAGCACGGGCTCGTGCGCACGGCGCTCGCGCCGTGGACCGTCGGCCACAGCCTGGCGTTCCTCTACGGCGCCGGCGACAGTGCGGACGAAGCGCAGACCAGGGCGGGCTACCGGCCCGAGGTCTACGCCCGCCTGGCCGGGCTGAAGACGGCGTACGACCCGCACAACATGTTCCGCTTCAACCGCAACATCCGCCCCGCCTGA
- a CDS encoding LysR family transcriptional regulator, with protein MELRQLRYFVTVAEEGNFTRAAARLHLAQPGLSAQIRSLERELGHPLLDRGGRSVTLTEVGAAVLPHARAALAASERIAHTADEFAGLLRGHVRMGLISGAATEEFDVAAVLAAFHHDHPQIAISLTEDTSENMLAALLRGELDIALVGLTGAPLDPALGIDVVLDTPIVAAVAATDRDHGETIALAALAGRPLICLTRGTGLRGVFERSCAAAGFTPDVAFEAAAPALLLRLAARGLGIAVVPAIGPAEAAAAGVRTLRITDPEPHGRLALAWRTDQHPAPATKVLLGQLRLALGRG; from the coding sequence ATGGAACTGCGGCAGCTGCGCTACTTCGTGACGGTCGCCGAGGAGGGCAATTTCACCCGTGCCGCCGCTCGACTGCACCTGGCGCAACCCGGCCTGAGCGCACAGATCCGGTCCTTGGAACGCGAACTCGGCCACCCGCTGCTCGACCGCGGCGGCCGCAGCGTCACGCTCACCGAGGTCGGGGCGGCCGTGCTGCCGCACGCACGGGCCGCACTGGCCGCGTCCGAGCGGATCGCGCACACCGCGGACGAATTCGCCGGGCTGCTGCGCGGCCACGTCCGCATGGGGCTGATCTCCGGCGCGGCCACCGAGGAGTTCGACGTCGCCGCCGTACTCGCCGCCTTCCACCACGACCATCCGCAGATCGCCATCAGCCTCACCGAGGACACCTCGGAGAACATGCTCGCCGCCCTGCTCCGCGGCGAACTGGACATCGCGCTGGTCGGCCTCACCGGCGCACCGCTGGATCCCGCCCTCGGCATCGACGTCGTCCTGGACACCCCGATCGTCGCCGCCGTCGCCGCCACGGACCGCGATCACGGTGAGACCATCGCGCTCGCCGCGCTGGCCGGACGCCCGCTGATCTGCCTCACCCGCGGCACCGGCCTGCGCGGCGTCTTCGAGCGATCCTGTGCCGCCGCGGGATTCACCCCGGACGTGGCGTTCGAGGCCGCCGCACCCGCGCTGCTGCTGCGGCTGGCCGCGCGCGGGCTCGGCATCGCCGTGGTGCCCGCCATCGGCCCCGCCGAGGCCGCGGCGGCGGGCGTCCGCACCCTGCGCATCACCGATCCGGAACCGCACGGCCGGCTGGCGCTGGCCTGGCGCACCGACCAGCACCCGGCCCCGGCCACCAAGGTGCTGCTCGGTCAGCTGCGCCTGGCCCTCGGCCGCGGCTGA
- a CDS encoding amino acid ABC transporter ATP-binding protein: MIRADRVCKNFGALQVLKGVSLEVGRGEVLCMIGPSGSGKSTFLRCINHLEQVNAGRLYVDGELVGYRQKGDKLYELHPREAARQRRDIGMVFQHFNLFPHRTALENIIEAPVQVKKIPKAEAVARGQELLARVGMRDKANAYPAQLSGGQQQRVAIARALAMDPKLMLFDEPTSALDPELVGEVLTVMRELADSGMTMVVVTHEMGFAREVADQLVFMDGGVVVEAGAPREVLAQPKHERTKAFLSRLL, encoded by the coding sequence ATGATCCGCGCCGACCGGGTCTGCAAGAACTTCGGCGCCCTCCAGGTGCTCAAGGGCGTCTCGCTGGAGGTGGGGCGCGGGGAGGTGCTGTGCATGATCGGGCCGTCCGGCTCGGGCAAGTCCACCTTCCTGCGCTGCATCAACCACCTCGAGCAGGTGAACGCGGGCAGGCTCTACGTCGACGGCGAGCTCGTCGGTTACCGGCAGAAGGGCGACAAGCTCTACGAACTGCATCCGCGCGAGGCGGCCCGGCAGCGCCGCGACATCGGCATGGTGTTCCAGCACTTCAACCTGTTCCCGCACCGCACCGCGCTGGAGAACATCATCGAGGCGCCGGTGCAGGTGAAGAAGATTCCCAAGGCCGAGGCGGTGGCCCGCGGCCAGGAGCTGCTGGCCCGGGTCGGTATGCGGGACAAGGCCAACGCCTATCCGGCCCAGCTCTCCGGCGGCCAGCAGCAGCGGGTGGCGATCGCCCGGGCGCTGGCGATGGACCCCAAGCTCATGTTGTTCGACGAGCCGACCTCGGCGCTCGATCCGGAGCTGGTGGGCGAGGTGCTCACCGTCATGCGGGAACTCGCCGACAGCGGCATGACGATGGTGGTGGTGACCCACGAGATGGGGTTCGCCCGCGAGGTCGCCGATCAGCTGGTGTTCATGGACGGCGGGGTGGTGGTCGAGGCGGGAGCCCCGCGCGAGGTGCTGGCGCAGCCGAAGCACGAACGGACCAAGGCCTTCCTGTCCCGGTTGCTCTGA